The following proteins are co-located in the Branchiostoma lanceolatum isolate klBraLanc5 chromosome 16, klBraLanc5.hap2, whole genome shotgun sequence genome:
- the LOC136422318 gene encoding galactose-3-O-sulfotransferase 2-like, whose product MTFDMGWPAERADEEEEARKYISKLDADFTLVMILEHLDESVVLLRRLMCWELRDVLLYSKSKNSRPYPYKFYAATPEELENHRGWSAVDYMLYNTFNNSLWQKINAQGPDFYDELKYFRRIKNDVSDFCMETMNDHNGVNRSKVVTASKWNPEFEVDRDYCWCITRRKAWYLDERIKGPKYRGKGMGYSVMTLIFNYRLLQRGLPTFKNMREANAAGIRGLKKKRIHVKTVPE is encoded by the exons atgacctttgacatggggTGGCCGGCCGAGAGGGCAGATGAAGAA GAGGAAGCTCGAAAGTACATCAGCAAATTAGACGCTGACTTCACTCTCGTCATGATTTTAGAGCACTTGGACGAATCGGTCGTTCTTCTGAGGCGTCTTATGTGCTGGGAGCTCCGAGACGTTTTGTTATACTCTAAGAGTAAAAACTCACGCCCTTACCCGTATAAGTTTTATGCAGCAACACcagaagaactggagaaccaccGTGGCTGGAGCGCCGTGGATTACATGTTGTACAACACGTTCAACAACTCATTATGGCAAAAGATCAACGCTCAG GGTCCAGATTTCTATGACGAGTTGAAATATTTCCGACGCATCAAGAATGACGTCAGTGACTTCTGCATGGAAACAATGAATGACCACAACGGAGTCAATCGGTCAAAGGTCGTAACCGCATCGAAATGGAATCCAGAATTTGAAGTGGACAGGGATTACTGTTGGTGCATTACAAGAAGAAAG GCATGGTACCTTGACGAGAGGATTAAAGGGCCAAAATATAGAGGAAAAGGGATGGGCTACAGTGTTATGACTCTAATCTTCAACTACAGGCTTCTGCAAAGGGGACTGCCAACTTTTAAAAACATGCGCGAAGCCAACGCGGCTGGCATAAGGGGCTTAAAGAAAAAACGTATACACGTTAAAACAGTGCCTGAATAA
- the LOC136421806 gene encoding galactose-3-O-sulfotransferase 2-like, protein MTLRTLLAYGLTVGVFTTLLLFTVHQSNPSHVGSPGGNDRLQARLATENTLRYGEQLTETGRKNEESASISCVPQNKFVFIKTHKTGTSTTINIFQRYAIYNKLKVLMPVGQGPLSWPFPPEENEYVHMPDEKYDALMHHFVYNKTWLLSKWPPETKYISIIREPFSHLKSQMNYFKLSKVLDIQGHGNPVKVFLQDPWQYRNRSETFFPHVNITWDGTRNPMTFDMGCPAERADEEEEARQYISKLDADFTLVMILEHLDESVVLLKRLMCWELRDVLLYSKSRNSRPYSYKKYVATPEELENHLGWSAVDYMLYNTFNNSLWRKIKAQGPDFYDELNYLRRIKRDVSDFCSRTRKGDTTAQQTMVVAPSKWNPEFEVDKTYCFYITRTRTKSLDQKIKGRRYTKKELTYSVIDQIINYRLLRKGLPTFKNKHDAKAAGIRSLRTKIHVAAAPK, encoded by the exons ATGACCCTAAGAACACTTCTCGCCTACGGACTCACCGTGGGAGTCTTCACCACACTGTTGTTGTTCACTGTTCATCAGTCGAATCCATCCCATGTCGGTTCTCCGGGAGGAAACGACAGACTTCAAGCCAGGCTAGCGACAGAGAACACCCTTAG GTATGGAGAACAGCTGACAGAGACTGGAAGGAAAAATGAGGAAAGCGCTTCAATTTCTTGCGTTCCGCAGAATAAATTCGTCTTTATAAAGACCCACAAGACAGGCACTTCTACAACTATCAACATCTTCCAGCGTTACGCCATTTACAACAAACTGAAGGTACTGATGCCAGTAGGACAGGGTCCGCTTAGTTGGCCGTTCCCCCCGGAGGAAAATGAGTACGTCCACATGCCCGATGAAAAGTACGACGCACTGATGCACCATTTTGTCTACAACAAGACTTGGCTACTGAGCAAGTGGCCACCAGAGACAAAATACATAT CTATCATAAGAGAACCGTTCAGTCACCTCAAGTCTCAGATGAATTACTTCAAGCTTTCAAAGGTTCTTGATATACAAGGACATGGGAATCCCGTAAAAGTGTTCCTCCAGGACCCCTGGCAGTACAGGAACAGGTCCGAGACATTCTTCCCTCACGTGAACATCACGTGGGACGGTACGAGGAACcccatgacctttgacatggggTGTCCGGCCGAGAGGGCAGATGAAGAA GAGGAAGCTCGTCAATACATCAGCAAATTAGACGCTGACTTCACCCTTGTGATGATTTTAGAACACTTGGACGAATCTGTAGTTCTTCTGAAGCGTCTTATGTGCTGGGAGCTCCGAGACGTTTTGCTTTACTCCAAAAGTAGAAACTCACGCCCTTACTCGTACAAGAAGTACGTGGCAACACcagaagaactggagaaccaccTTGGCTGGAGCGCCGTGGATTACATGTTGTATAACACGTTCAACAACTCATTGTGGCGAAAGATCAAAGCTCAG GGTCCAGACTTTTACGACGAGCTGAATTACTTAAGACGCATCAAGAGAGACGTCAGTGACTTCTGCTCCAGAACTAGGAAAGGAGACACTACAGCCCAACAGACCATGGTCGTAGCCCCATCGAAATGGAATCCTGAATTTGAAGTGGACAAGACCTACTGTTTTTATATAACAAGAACAAGG ACGAAGAGCCTTGACCAGAAGATCAAAGGTCGAAGATATACCAAAAAGGAGCTAACCTACAGTGTTATCGATCAAATCATTAACTACAGGCTTTTGCGAAAGGGGCTTCCAACTTTCAAAAACAAACACGATGCCAAAGCGGCTGGCATTAGGAGTTTGCGCACAAAAATTCACGTAGCAGCAGCGCCTAAATAA
- the LOC136421808 gene encoding galactose-3-O-sulfotransferase 2-like: protein MPVGQGPLSWPFPPEENEYVHMPDEKYDALIHHFVYNKTWLRSKFPPETKYISIIRQPFSHLKSQMNYFKLSKVLDIQGHGNPVTVFLQDPWQYRNRSETFFPHVNITWDGTRNPMTFDMGWPAERADEEEEARKYICNLDADFTLVMILEHLDESVVLLRRLMCWELRDVLLYSKNKNPRSYPYKTYVATPEELENHLGWSAVDYMLYNTFNNSLWRKISAQGPDFYDELKYFRRIQNDVSNFCSKSTKEDKKVRKAMVVAPSKWNPEFEVDMTYCWYITRTRTFSLDQKIKGRRYTKMELTYTVIDQIIYYRLLRKGLPTFKNKHDANAAGITGLRRKPKRMEIAPK, encoded by the exons ATGCCAGTGGGCCAGGGTCCGCTCAGTTGGCCGTTCCCCCCGGAAGAAAATGAATACGTCCACATGCCCGATGAAAAATACGACGCACTGATACACCATTTTGTGTACAACAAGACGTGGCTACGGAGCAAGTTTCCACCAGAGACCAAATACATAT CTATAATAAGACAACCGTTCAGTCACCTCAAGTCTCAGATGAATTACTTCAAGCTCTCAAAGGTCCTTGACATACAAGGACATGGAAATCCCGTGACAGTGTTCCTACAGGACCCGTGGCAGTACAGGAACAGGTCCGAGACATTCTTCCCTCACGTGAATATCACGTGGGACGGTACCAGGAACccaatgacctttgacatggggTGGCCGGCCGAGAGGGCAGATGAAGAA GAGGAAGCTCGCAAATACATCTGCAACTTGGACGCTGACTTCACCCTTGTGATGATTCTAGAACACTTGGACGAATCGGTCGTTCTTCTGAGGCGTCTTATGTGCTGGGAGCTCCGAGACGTTTTGCTATACTCTAAGAATAAAAACCCACGCTCTTATCCTTATAAGACGTACGTGGCAACACcagaagaactggagaaccatcTTGGCTGGAGCGCCGTGGATTACATGTTGTACAACACGTTCAACAACTCATTGTGGCGAAAGATCAGCGCTCAG GGACCAGACTTCTACGACGAGCTGAAATATTTCAGACGTATCCAGAATGACGTCAGTAACTTCTGCTCCAAATCTACGAAAGAAGACAAGAAAGTCAGAAAGGCCATGGTCGTAGCCCCATCGAAATGGAATCCTGAATTTGAAGTGGACATGACTTACTGTTGGTACATAACAAGAACAAGG aCATTTAGCCTTGACCAGAAGATTAAAGGTCGAAGATATACCAAAATGGAACTAACCTACACTGTTATCGATCAAATCATTTACTACAGGCTTTTGCGAAAGGGGCTCCCAACTTTCAAAAACAAACACGATGCCAATGCGGCTGGCATTACGGGCTTACGTAGAAAACCTAAACGCATGGAAATTGCGCCTAAATAA